In Nitrospirota bacterium, the genomic window CACCTCCGTGAGCATCCCGGCAAGCACGGTGAGGGAGCCCTTCAGCGTGTCCACGGTGTCGAAGACCGGGGGCTTGTCCTCCTGGAGGTCGCGGTCATAGGCCAGGGGGAGCCCCTTCATGACGGTCAGCAGGCTCATGAGGTTGCCGTAGACGCGTCCGGTCTTCCCCCGCACGAGCTCGGGGACGTCGGGGTTCTTCTTCTGGGGCATGATGCTCGAGCCTGTGGCGAAGGAGTCCGGCAGGCGCAGGAAGCCGAACTCCTCGGTGCACCAGAGCACCAGCTCCTCGGAGAGCCGCGACAGATGCATCATCAGCGTGCAGGCTGTAAAGAGGAACTCCAGGGCGAAGTCCCGGTCGCTCACCGCGTCGATGCTGTTTGCCACCACGGCCCGCATCTGGAGCAGCCGGGCCACGTAGCGCCGGTCGATGGGAAGACTCGTCCCGGCCAGGGCCCCCGCCCCCAGGGGGAGGACGTTTATTCGCTTCAGGGTCTCCTTCAGGCGCTCGCGGTCGCGCTGGAGCATCTGGGCATAGGCCAGCAGATGATGCGACAGGAGCACCGGCTGGGCCCGCTGAAGGTGCGTGTACCCCGGCAGGATGAGGCCCATGTTCTTTTCCGCCTGTTCAAGCAGGACGGCCGTGAGGCCGGCGACCAGGCCCAGTATGTCCACGCACTGGGCCCGGAGGTAAAGCCTCAGGTCCAGGGCCACCTGGTCGTTTCTGCTCCGGGCGGTGTGGAGCTTGCCCCCCACGGGGCCCACCTTCTTGACGAGGGCCGCCTCTATGTTCATGTGGATGTCCTCGAGCTCGGGCCGAAACCGGAACGTGCCCTCCTCCAGCTCCCGGGCGATGGCCGAGAGGCCCGCAAGGATTTTCTCCGCCTCGTCCTCGGCGATGATGCCCTGCTTGGCCAGCATCCGGGCGTGGGCCACGCTGCCTTCGATGTCGTGGGGCCAGAGCCTCCAGTCGAAGGATACGCTCTCGGTGAAGGCCTCCACCCGCTGGTCAGTCTTTTCCTTGAACCGGCCGGCCCAGGGCTTTTTCATAGAGCTAAGGATAAACCTTTATGTCGAGCAGGGTCAACAGAAACGGGGCACCAGTGCCTTTTTCAGACTCCCTCCCCGCATCTTTTATCTGGCGCACATGCGCCCAGCTCTTCTTTCCTGCTTGGTGCCTACCACTCGGTGCGGTAGTTGGGGGCTTCCTTGGTGATGATGACGTCGTGGACGTGGCTCTCCCTGAGCCCGGCGTTGGTGATGCGGACGAACTTGGCCTTCTTCCTGAGCGTCGCCAGGTCCTTCGCGCCCACGTACCCCAGCCCGGAGCGAAGCCCGCCCATGAGCTGGTGCACGCTGTGGGAAAGGGGTCCCTTGTAGGGCACCCTTCCTTCCACGCCCTCCGGGACGAGCTTCCGCGCCTCGGTGCCGGTCTGCATGTAGCGGTCTCGGGCAAACGCCATTGCCCCCAGGGAGCCCATGCCCCGGTAGACCTTGTAGCTTCTGCCCTGGTACAGGACAATCTCGCCGGGGGACTCGTCGGTGCCGGCGAAGAGGCTGCCTATCATGACGGCGTGGGCGCCGGCCGCCAGGGCCTTTATGATGTCGCCGGAGAACTTGATGCCGCCGTCGGCGATGAGGGGGACCCGCCTGCCCTTGAGGGCCGCGGCGCACTCCATGATGGCCGTTATCTGGGGTACGCCCGAGCCCGCCACGATGCGCGTGGTGCAGATGGAGCCCGGCCCAATGCCCACCTTTATGGCGTCCGCGCCGGCCTGGGCGAGGTCCAGGACCCCCTCCCTGGTGGCCACGTTTCCGGCGATGACGTCCACCTTATGGGTCTTCTTGAGCTTCTTCAGAGTATCGATGACGGCCTTGGTATGGCCGTGGGCCGTATCGATGGCCAGGATGTCCACCCCGGCCTTCGTCAGTGCCTCGGCCCTCTCCAGCGCCTCCTCGCCCACGCCCACGGCCGCCCCCACGCGGAGGCGGCCCACGTCGTCCTTGCACGCGTCGGGGTACTTGAGGCGCTTCTCGATGTCCTTGATGGTGATGAGGCCCTTCAGGTTGTAGTCCTTGTCCACGATGGGGAGCTTCTCTATCTTGTACTTGTTCAGGAGACTGACGGCCTGGTCCAGGGTGGTGCCTTCCTTGGCCGTGATGAGGTTCTGGCTGGTCATCACCTGGGAGACCTTCTTGCGGAAGTTGGTCTCGAACCTGAGGTCCCGGTTGGTCAGGATGCCCGTCAGGCGGCCCTCCACGGTGACGGGGACGCCGGATATCCGGTAGGTCTTCATCATCTCCAGGGCCTCGGCGATGGGGGCGCCGGGGCTGATGGTGATGGGGTCTATGATCATGCCGCTTTCGGACTTCTTGACCTTCTCCACCTCCCGTGCCTGTGCCTCCGGGGGGACGGCCCGGTGGATGAAGCCGATGCCGCCCTCCCTGGCGATGGCGATGGCCAGGGCGGACTCCGTCACCGTATCCATGGCTGAGCTGACCAGGGGGATATTTATCTTGATGTTCCTGGTGAGGCTGGTGCTGATATCGGCGTCCCGCGGAAGGATGTCGGAGCGGGCCGGAACGAGGAGCACGTCGTCAAAAGTCAGGCCCTCGGAGAGATGTTCCATGGTCGCTGAGCCCTCCTGTCAAGAGATTAACAGATAGAGTAACATTTTTCTTCAGGCTCTGACAACGAGAAACCTCCCGGGAACGTTTATGGTAATCTAAGCCATTGCGCCCCATGGAGAACCCCGGTGAAAAGACGCATCTACCTGGACACCGTCGAGCTTTCTGACGCCCTCGCCCGCTGGGAGGCCGCCCTCAAGGGGCGCTCCGAGCTTGCTCCTCTTCCCTCGGAGGCGGTCCCCGTCCCGGAGAGCCTGGGGCGCGTCACCGCCGAGGCCGTCCTGGCCAGGGTCTCGGCCCCCTTCTATCACTCCGCGGCCATGGACGGATACGCCGTGCGTTTCCCGGAGACCTTCGGCGCCTCGGAGACCTCGCCCCGGAGGCTCCGGATAGGCGAAGGAGCCCTGGCCGTGGACACCGGCGACCCCATGCCGGAGGGGTTCAATGCGGTCATCATGGTGGAGGACGTCAACGTGGTGGAGGGCTCCATCGAGTTCATCGCCCCGGTCACCCCGTGGGAGAACGTCCGCACGGTGGGAGAGGACATCGTGGCCACGGAGCTCATCGCCCCGGAAAGCCACCGCATCAGGCCCGTGGACATCGGCGCCATGCTGGCCGGAGGCCACGTACAGGTGAAGGTAAGAAGGCGCCCACGGGTGGCCGTCATCCCCACGGGGACCGAGCTCGTGGAGCCGGGGTCGGACCTCAAGAAGGGGGACATCATCGAGTACAACTCCCGCGTCCTGACCGGACTTGTCAGGGAATGGGGCGGAGAGGGCATCCGCATGGACATCGTCCCCGACGACCCGGGGCGGCTCAAGGAGGCCCTCCGGCACGCGGCCGCGAGCGCCGACATGGTGGTCGTCAACGCCGGGGCCTCGGCGGGGCGGGAGGACTTCACCCGCGCGGCCATCGAGGAGCTGGGAGAGATACTCCTTCACGGCGTCAGCATCAAGCCCGGCAAGCCCGTCATGCTCGGGTTTATCGAAGGGCGCCCCGTCCTGGGGGTGCCGGGCTACCCGGTGAGCGCCTATCTTACCTTCACCCTCTTTGCCCGCCCCCTTGTCATGAGATGGCAGGGCCTCGCGGACGAAGGAGGGGAGATGCTGCGGGCGCGGCTCTCCCGGCAGGTGGCCTCGGCGCTGGGGCAGGAGGAGTTCGTCCGCATGAAGGTGGGAAAGGTGGGCGAGAACCTCATCGCCACCCCCCTCGGACGGGGGGCGGGGCTCATCATGAGCATGGTCCGGGCGGACGGCATCCTCCGCGTGCCGGCCATGAGCGAGGGCATTGGGGCGGGCGAGGATGTGGAGGTGGAGCTTCTTCGTCCGAGGGGGGAGATAGAAAGAACACTGGTCTCCATCGGCTCGCACGACCAGAGCATGGACGTCCTGGCAAACGCCCTCAGGAAGCGGTATCCGCGGTACTCCCTGTCTTCGGCCCACGTGGGCTCCATGGGCGGGCTCATGGCACTCAGGAAAGGGGAGGCCCATCTGGCCCCCACACATCTGCTGGACGAGGAGTCGGGAGAGTACAACGTTCCTTTCTTGAGGAGGCTCCTGCCGGAGAAGCGCATAACCCTCATAAACCTCGTCCACCGCGAGCAGGGGCTGATGGTGCTTCCAGGCAATCCCAAGGGTATCGGGGGATTTAAGGACATCGCCCGCAAGGACGTGACCTACATCAACCGGCAGCGCGGGGCCGGCACGCGGCTTCTCCTGGACAAGCACCTCCGGGAGCTGGGCATCTCCCCGCAGGAGGTGCAGGGGTACGGGCGGGAGGAATACACCCACACCGCGGTGGCCTCGGCCGTCCTTACGGGCGTAGCCGACGCGGGCCTGGGCGTTCTCTCGGCGGCCCGGGCCCTGGGACTGGACTTCATCCCGGTGGCCCGGGAGAGATACGACCTGGCCATCCCCTCGGAGCTTCTGGACTTCCCTCTTGTTCGGGCGCTCCTTTCGGTCATCCGGGAAGACGCGGGCTTTCGGGAGGCCGTGGAGGCCATGGGCGGGTATGACACGTCGGACATGGGAAAGGTGATGTGGGAGGCCGCCCCTTAGGGGGTGCTCTCCTTCGGAAAGCGCTTCGCCTCGGCGCTTGCCGGGGCTGAAACGGAGGCCGCCTTCTGGGCCTCCGCCTCGGAGCCCAGCAGGAGGGCCAGCCACCGGGTCTCGGCATTGCTGTCCAGGGCTATCTTGACCGTCATGGTAAGGGGGACGGCCAGCAGCATCCCCACCACGCCGAAGATCCACCCCCAGAAGACCAGCGAAAGCAGGACGACCAGCGCCGAGAGGCCTAGTTCCCGGCCCATCACCCGGGGCTCCACGAAATTGCTGATGCCTATGTTGACCGCCAGGTAGCCCCCTGCGGTGAGGAATGCGGCTCCGGCCCCCAGCTCGATGAGGGCCACGAGGATGGCCGGCACCGAGGCCGCGATGGAGCCGAGGGTGGGGACGTAATTGAGCAGAAACGCCAGGAGCCCCCAGAGGAAGGGGTAGCTTACCCCCATAACCAGGAGCAGCCCCGTCACGGCCGCGCCGGTCAAGAGGCTCATAAGAGTCTTGATGGCGATGTACCTCTGCACGTTTATGAGGAATATCCTGTAGTAGCCCAGCGAGGTGTCCGGGTCGTCCGAGGTGGCCCGGAGCTTCGCCGGGAAGCTGGAGGCCTCAAGCAGGATGAAGACCACCATGACGATGATGAGGAACGCATTGGTGAGAACGCCGCTCAGTCCCCGGAGCACCTTGCCCGCCAGGCGCATCACGGAGGCGGGGTCCAGGGCCCCCGAGAAGCCCAGGCCCGCGGTGTCCACGCCCCTCTGGCCAAGCCAGGAGAGCAACGCCTGAAGCCTCTCGTCCAGGCCCTCCAGGAGCGTGGGCAGCGACCCCACGAAGTCGGCCGCCGACCTGCTGACCACGTGGCCCATGAGGACCATGGCCACCACGATGACGGCCACGACCACGAGGACCGCAAACCCCCGGGGCAAGCCCCTTCTCTGGAACCAGAAAAGGGGCGGTATGCTCACCACGGAGATGAACACGGCCAGCAGAAGGGGCACCAGTATGGGAGCGGCCTGCTGCATCCCGGCCACGACGACCACAAAAGCCGCGGCAGGCAGCAGGGCGCGGAGCGCCGCCGAAGCCTTCATATTTGTGTTCACAGAGACATCACCCTCCGGACATTATGTTACCGGATAATAAGGAAAGAATGCCAGAAGACCAAGCGGCGGGAAAAGGGTCGGCACCGGTAAGGACCCCCCCTTGGTCCCCAGGGAACTGTTCCCGAGAGCGGACTGGTCCCTAAAAACGGACTGGTCCGTGCGACTGGTCGCCGAGAACAGACTGGTCTGTCAGGCGGCCTCTTCGCGCTCCATGTCCTTGAGGGTGGGCAGCTCGGAGAGGTCGTTCAGGCCGAAATACTGGAGAAACTCCCGGGTGGTCCCGTAGAGGATGGGCTTTCCGGGGGCCTCCTTCTTGCCGACGATCTTGACAAGGTGCTTTTCCAGGAGGGACTTCACCACGCCGTCGGAGTTGACCCCGCGGATTTCCTCTATCTCGGCCTTGGTGATGGGCTGCCGGTACGCAACGATGGAAAGGCTCTCCAGCGC contains:
- a CDS encoding molybdopterin biosynthesis protein is translated as MKRRIYLDTVELSDALARWEAALKGRSELAPLPSEAVPVPESLGRVTAEAVLARVSAPFYHSAAMDGYAVRFPETFGASETSPRRLRIGEGALAVDTGDPMPEGFNAVIMVEDVNVVEGSIEFIAPVTPWENVRTVGEDIVATELIAPESHRIRPVDIGAMLAGGHVQVKVRRRPRVAVIPTGTELVEPGSDLKKGDIIEYNSRVLTGLVREWGGEGIRMDIVPDDPGRLKEALRHAAASADMVVVNAGASAGREDFTRAAIEELGEILLHGVSIKPGKPVMLGFIEGRPVLGVPGYPVSAYLTFTLFARPLVMRWQGLADEGGEMLRARLSRQVASALGQEEFVRMKVGKVGENLIATPLGRGAGLIMSMVRADGILRVPAMSEGIGAGEDVEVELLRPRGEIERTLVSIGSHDQSMDVLANALRKRYPRYSLSSAHVGSMGGLMALRKGEAHLAPTHLLDEESGEYNVPFLRRLLPEKRITLINLVHREQGLMVLPGNPKGIGGFKDIARKDVTYINRQRGAGTRLLLDKHLRELGISPQEVQGYGREEYTHTAVASAVLTGVADAGLGVLSAARALGLDFIPVARERYDLAIPSELLDFPLVRALLSVIREDAGFREAVEAMGGYDTSDMGKVMWEAAP
- the guaB gene encoding IMP dehydrogenase, which produces MEHLSEGLTFDDVLLVPARSDILPRDADISTSLTRNIKINIPLVSSAMDTVTESALAIAIAREGGIGFIHRAVPPEAQAREVEKVKKSESGMIIDPITISPGAPIAEALEMMKTYRISGVPVTVEGRLTGILTNRDLRFETNFRKKVSQVMTSQNLITAKEGTTLDQAVSLLNKYKIEKLPIVDKDYNLKGLITIKDIEKRLKYPDACKDDVGRLRVGAAVGVGEEALERAEALTKAGVDILAIDTAHGHTKAVIDTLKKLKKTHKVDVIAGNVATREGVLDLAQAGADAIKVGIGPGSICTTRIVAGSGVPQITAIMECAAALKGRRVPLIADGGIKFSGDIIKALAAGAHAVMIGSLFAGTDESPGEIVLYQGRSYKVYRGMGSLGAMAFARDRYMQTGTEARKLVPEGVEGRVPYKGPLSHSVHQLMGGLRSGLGYVGAKDLATLRKKAKFVRITNAGLRESHVHDVIITKEAPNYRTEW
- the argH gene encoding argininosuccinate lyase encodes the protein MKKPWAGRFKEKTDQRVEAFTESVSFDWRLWPHDIEGSVAHARMLAKQGIIAEDEAEKILAGLSAIARELEEGTFRFRPELEDIHMNIEAALVKKVGPVGGKLHTARSRNDQVALDLRLYLRAQCVDILGLVAGLTAVLLEQAEKNMGLILPGYTHLQRAQPVLLSHHLLAYAQMLQRDRERLKETLKRINVLPLGAGALAGTSLPIDRRYVARLLQMRAVVANSIDAVSDRDFALEFLFTACTLMMHLSRLSEELVLWCTEEFGFLRLPDSFATGSSIMPQKKNPDVPELVRGKTGRVYGNLMSLLTVMKGLPLAYDRDLQEDKPPVFDTVDTLKGSLTVLAGMLTEVRFDASRMYEAAARSFATATDLAEYLVRKGLPFREAHEVAGRLVAQCISRGKELRELGPAELRRFSGLLEEDVLPLLTVESSVNARRSLGGTAPREVKRQIRALRAALRR
- a CDS encoding AI-2E family transporter, encoding MNTNMKASAALRALLPAAAFVVVVAGMQQAAPILVPLLLAVFISVVSIPPLFWFQRRGLPRGFAVLVVVAVIVVAMVLMGHVVSRSAADFVGSLPTLLEGLDERLQALLSWLGQRGVDTAGLGFSGALDPASVMRLAGKVLRGLSGVLTNAFLIIVMVVFILLEASSFPAKLRATSDDPDTSLGYYRIFLINVQRYIAIKTLMSLLTGAAVTGLLLVMGVSYPFLWGLLAFLLNYVPTLGSIAASVPAILVALIELGAGAAFLTAGGYLAVNIGISNFVEPRVMGRELGLSALVVLLSLVFWGWIFGVVGMLLAVPLTMTVKIALDSNAETRWLALLLGSEAEAQKAASVSAPASAEAKRFPKESTP